Proteins encoded by one window of Sphingosinicella sp. BN140058:
- a CDS encoding LacI family DNA-binding transcriptional regulator → MSRGSTRLEDIAALAGVSISTASRALNDHPAVNDRTKQLIWKLAREHDYPFRRYMPAGPIGASGTIALVVPRPQGREGQLDDPFFLELFAGISDSARDRGCDLIVSHFAPTSFDDLSAAMTTSRADGVIFLGQSSLHPALNLLAQSSDTRFVVWGAQLPDQAYCSVGSDNLNGGRRATLHLARLGRKNIVFLGDTEAPEVQQRVRGYLEGLEQSGISHDPALLVPAHFTVESSEASVDALLARGIAFDGIVAASDLIALGAIRALLHAGIDVPSQVSVIGYDDVPFARYSRPALTTINQDTARAGRLLVSKLLDTKATGDMRSERLATELIVRESCGG, encoded by the coding sequence GTGAGCCGCGGTTCCACTCGTTTGGAGGACATCGCGGCGCTGGCGGGCGTTTCGATTTCGACGGCGTCGCGGGCGCTCAACGATCATCCGGCCGTCAACGATCGCACCAAGCAGCTGATCTGGAAGCTCGCACGCGAGCATGATTACCCATTTAGGCGCTACATGCCGGCAGGCCCGATCGGCGCCTCCGGCACGATCGCGCTGGTGGTTCCGCGGCCGCAGGGCCGCGAAGGGCAGCTCGACGATCCCTTCTTCCTCGAATTGTTCGCCGGGATCAGCGATTCGGCGCGCGACCGCGGCTGCGACCTGATCGTCAGCCATTTCGCACCCACCAGCTTCGACGATCTTTCGGCGGCGATGACAACCAGCCGGGCCGATGGCGTGATCTTCCTCGGCCAGAGTTCGCTGCATCCGGCGCTCAATCTGCTGGCGCAGAGCAGCGACACCCGGTTCGTGGTCTGGGGCGCGCAGCTGCCCGATCAAGCCTATTGCTCGGTCGGCTCCGACAATCTGAACGGCGGCCGCCGGGCGACGCTGCATCTTGCCCGGCTCGGCCGCAAGAACATCGTCTTTCTCGGCGACACCGAGGCTCCCGAGGTTCAGCAGCGCGTTCGCGGCTATCTCGAGGGTCTGGAGCAGTCTGGCATCAGCCACGATCCTGCTCTGCTGGTGCCGGCGCATTTCACGGTCGAATCCTCGGAAGCATCGGTCGACGCCCTGCTGGCCCGCGGCATCGCGTTCGACGGCATCGTCGCCGCCAGCGATCTGATCGCGCTCGGCGCCATCCGGGCGCTGCTCCACGCCGGCATCGACGTCCCCAGCCAGGTGTCGGTGATCGGCTATGACGACGTGCCATTCGCCCGCTATAGCCGGCCGGCGCTGACCACGATCAACCAGGACACGGCGCGCGCCGGACGCCTGCTCGTTTCGAAATTGCTCGATACGAAGGCGACCGGCGACATGCGATCGGAACGGCTGGCAACCGAACTGATCGTCCGCG